A region from the Vicia villosa cultivar HV-30 ecotype Madison, WI linkage group LG3, Vvil1.0, whole genome shotgun sequence genome encodes:
- the LOC131657656 gene encoding protein kinase STUNTED-like, which produces MQLCDFGLAMWGPTTSLFTIQNDVVGTFGYLAPEHFMYGKVSDKIDVYAFGVVLLELISGREPIHSKACKACQSLVAWAKPILESGDVKRLMDTNLQGKFDVEQMNRMVLAASLCLTRAARLRPTMNQILNILKGCDEKDENMFKSQESNRDHSENQENVDDEVYPKSNAGLHLNLALLDI; this is translated from the exons ATGCAGTTATGTGATTTTGGACTTGCTATGTGGGGACCAACAACTTCATTGTTTACGATACAAAACGACGTAGTAGGAACCTTTGGTTATCTTGCACCTGAACATTTCATGTATGGAAAGGTGAGTGACAAGATAGATGTATATGCCTTTGGTGTTGTCCTACTTGAACTCATATCAGGAAGGGAACCGATCCACTCGAAAGCTTGCAAAGCATGCCAGAGTTTGGTCGCGTGGGCAAAACCGATTTTAGAGAGTGGAGATGTTAAAAGGTTAATGGATACAAATTTGCAAGGAAAGTTTGATGTAGAACAAATGAACAGAATGGTTCTTGCAGCGTCGCTATGCTTAACACGGGCTGCGCGGCTTCGTCCTACAATGAATCAG ATACTAAATATATTGAAAGGATGCGACGAGAAAGACGAAAACATGTTTAAATCTCAAGAGAGTAATCGCGATCATTCAGAAAATCAAGAAAACGTTGATGACGAAGTTTATCCGAAATCAAATGCAGGATTGCACCTAAACCTTGCATTACttgatatttga